In Zingiber officinale cultivar Zhangliang chromosome 1A, Zo_v1.1, whole genome shotgun sequence, a genomic segment contains:
- the LOC122005749 gene encoding rop guanine nucleotide exchange factor 3-like isoform X2 has translation MDSFSVPDDNSELDSHASSDRLTRSNTDIDCSTPGADSIDYSRTISSASSYSELTDDNGSTLDPPVSSPISKLVRRASPSVKKLGMKKNVDMLDWKAGSEEKAFSEIEMMKEKFSKLLLGEDMSGGGKGVCSAVALSNAITNLYATVFGHCYKLEPLPAEKKSMWRREMDCLVSVCDYIVEFFPSSQTLPDGTTLDIMATRPRSDIYLNLPALEKLDLMLLKTEFWYVEDDKQSLSTPSKSFRRIVQRKGEKWWLPVPCVPDTSGLSERSVKELHKRRECANQIHKAAMAINNSILSEMEVPESYTAALPKNGRVGVGDAIYRSVSTTENFSPDLLLDSLNMTSEHDALQIADRVEASMHVWLRKANMHSSSKSSWDMVKDLVADENKNQVLASRSETLLLCLKQRYPGLSQTTLDTCKIQHNKDVGQAILESYSRVLESLAFNIVAWIEDVLFVHASVRKRSRARQEQSQQDHPPSYCSEQ, from the exons ATGGATTCATTTTCAGTTCCTGATGATAACTCCGAGTTGGACTCCCATGCCTCCTCTGATCGATTGACTAGATCAAACACGGACATAGACTGTTCTACACCTGGAGCTGATTCCATTGACTACAGTCGAACAATATCCTCTGCATCATCCTACTCTGAGCTCACTGATGATAATGGCAGCACATTGGATCCTCCTGTTAGTTCTCCTATCTCTAAGCTTGTAAGACGAGCATCACCTTCGGTAAAGAAGCTAGGGATGAAGAAGAACGTTGACATGCTCGACTGGAAAGCAGGTTCTGAAGAGAAAGCATTTTCAG AGATCGAGATGATGAAAGAGAAGTTTTCGAAGCTTTTGCTGGGCGAAGACATGTCCGGAGGTGGAAAAGGAGTTTGCTCAGCTGTAGCACTTTCAAACGCCATCACAAACCTCTATG CTACGGTTTTTGGTCACTGCTATAAACTAGAGCCTCTTCCAGCTGAGAAGAAGAGCATGTGGAGGCGAGAGATGGATTGCCTTGTGTCAGTCTGTGATTACATAGTTGAATTTTTCCCTTCTTCACAAACATTGCCTGACGGAACCACCCTTGAT ATCATGGCAACGAGACCAAGATCAGATATTTACTTGAACCTCCCGGCACTCGAAAAGCTAGACCTCATGCTTCTG AAAACAGAATTCTGGTACGTAGAAGACGACAAGCAATCGTTGAGCACCCCCTCAAAGTCCTTCCGACGGATAGTTCAAAGAAAAGGTGAGAAATGGTGGCTGCCTGTGCCATGCGTCCCAGACACTAGTGGCCTCTCCGAGAGATCAGTCAAGGAGTTGCATAAAAGGCGCGAATGCGCGAATCAGATTCATAAAGCGGCCATGGCAATCAACAACAGCATCCTCTCTGAAATGGAAGTCCCGGAGTCATACACGGCAGCACTTCCAAAG aatGGTCGAGTAGGTGTGGGAGATGCAATATACCGTTCCGTGTCGACAACTGAGAATTTCTCTCCTGATCTTCTTCTCGATAGCCTCAATATGACTTCGGAACACGACGCGCTTCAGATCGCAGACCGCGTGGAGGCCTCTATGCACGTATGGTTACGCAAGGCAAACATGCACAGTAGTTCCAAATCTTCTTGGGACATGGTTAAAGATTTGGTGGCTGATGAAAACAAAAATCAGGTACTTGCATCTAGATCCGAGACTCTCTTGCTATGTCTCAAGCAAAGATATCCTGGCTTGTCGCAGACAACGCTTGATACTTGCAAAATTCAACATAACAAG GATGTTGGACAGGCAATTCTTGAGAGTTACTCGAGGGTTTTGGAAAGTTTGGCATTCAACATTGTTGCGTGGATCGAGGACGTCCTTTTTGTGCACGCATCAGTAAGAAAGCGTTCGAGAGCGAGGCAAGAACAAAGTCAGCAAGACCACCCACCCTCTTATTGCTCTGAGCAATAA
- the LOC122005749 gene encoding rop guanine nucleotide exchange factor 3-like isoform X1, giving the protein MDSFSVPDDNSELDSHASSDRLTRSNTDIDCSTPGADSIDYSRTISSASSYSELTDDNGSTLDPPVSSPISKLVRRASPSVKKLGMKKNVDMLDWKAGSEEKAFSEIEMMKEKFSKLLLGEDMSGGGKGVCSAVALSNAITNLYATVFGHCYKLEPLPAEKKSMWRREMDCLVSVCDYIVEFFPSSQTLPDGTTLDIMATRPRSDIYLNLPALEKLDLMLLDILDCFQKTEFWYVEDDKQSLSTPSKSFRRIVQRKGEKWWLPVPCVPDTSGLSERSVKELHKRRECANQIHKAAMAINNSILSEMEVPESYTAALPKNGRVGVGDAIYRSVSTTENFSPDLLLDSLNMTSEHDALQIADRVEASMHVWLRKANMHSSSKSSWDMVKDLVADENKNQVLASRSETLLLCLKQRYPGLSQTTLDTCKIQHNKDVGQAILESYSRVLESLAFNIVAWIEDVLFVHASVRKRSRARQEQSQQDHPPSYCSEQ; this is encoded by the exons ATGGATTCATTTTCAGTTCCTGATGATAACTCCGAGTTGGACTCCCATGCCTCCTCTGATCGATTGACTAGATCAAACACGGACATAGACTGTTCTACACCTGGAGCTGATTCCATTGACTACAGTCGAACAATATCCTCTGCATCATCCTACTCTGAGCTCACTGATGATAATGGCAGCACATTGGATCCTCCTGTTAGTTCTCCTATCTCTAAGCTTGTAAGACGAGCATCACCTTCGGTAAAGAAGCTAGGGATGAAGAAGAACGTTGACATGCTCGACTGGAAAGCAGGTTCTGAAGAGAAAGCATTTTCAG AGATCGAGATGATGAAAGAGAAGTTTTCGAAGCTTTTGCTGGGCGAAGACATGTCCGGAGGTGGAAAAGGAGTTTGCTCAGCTGTAGCACTTTCAAACGCCATCACAAACCTCTATG CTACGGTTTTTGGTCACTGCTATAAACTAGAGCCTCTTCCAGCTGAGAAGAAGAGCATGTGGAGGCGAGAGATGGATTGCCTTGTGTCAGTCTGTGATTACATAGTTGAATTTTTCCCTTCTTCACAAACATTGCCTGACGGAACCACCCTTGAT ATCATGGCAACGAGACCAAGATCAGATATTTACTTGAACCTCCCGGCACTCGAAAAGCTAGACCTCATGCTTCTG GATATACTTGACTGTTTTCAGAAAACAGAATTCTGGTACGTAGAAGACGACAAGCAATCGTTGAGCACCCCCTCAAAGTCCTTCCGACGGATAGTTCAAAGAAAAGGTGAGAAATGGTGGCTGCCTGTGCCATGCGTCCCAGACACTAGTGGCCTCTCCGAGAGATCAGTCAAGGAGTTGCATAAAAGGCGCGAATGCGCGAATCAGATTCATAAAGCGGCCATGGCAATCAACAACAGCATCCTCTCTGAAATGGAAGTCCCGGAGTCATACACGGCAGCACTTCCAAAG aatGGTCGAGTAGGTGTGGGAGATGCAATATACCGTTCCGTGTCGACAACTGAGAATTTCTCTCCTGATCTTCTTCTCGATAGCCTCAATATGACTTCGGAACACGACGCGCTTCAGATCGCAGACCGCGTGGAGGCCTCTATGCACGTATGGTTACGCAAGGCAAACATGCACAGTAGTTCCAAATCTTCTTGGGACATGGTTAAAGATTTGGTGGCTGATGAAAACAAAAATCAGGTACTTGCATCTAGATCCGAGACTCTCTTGCTATGTCTCAAGCAAAGATATCCTGGCTTGTCGCAGACAACGCTTGATACTTGCAAAATTCAACATAACAAG GATGTTGGACAGGCAATTCTTGAGAGTTACTCGAGGGTTTTGGAAAGTTTGGCATTCAACATTGTTGCGTGGATCGAGGACGTCCTTTTTGTGCACGCATCAGTAAGAAAGCGTTCGAGAGCGAGGCAAGAACAAAGTCAGCAAGACCACCCACCCTCTTATTGCTCTGAGCAATAA